The sequence below is a genomic window from Lolium perenne isolate Kyuss_39 chromosome 4, Kyuss_2.0, whole genome shotgun sequence.
TCATGTGCGGAGCGGTGGCGCCGCGGGATGGTCTGGTCGGGCTAGGATTCGTTACCAGGGTGCTGTATTTGGTTTGGTcataggattctccaagttcatcTCTGTTCTAGTTAATTGGATCCTGGGTCTGGGAATTGGGACTGTGGCCGTTTTGGGGTGGTGGTTGGCTTGGCCGCGCGCGTGTAATTACCTCCTGATTAGGAGAATTATGCGAGTTCTGGCGGTTTTAATGATTCTAGGTTTGTTCACCTGCTCACCCTGTTAGGCCTTATTTGATGCTAGAGTTTTAGttggattagtggggataatccCAGCAAACTCCAAATCCCCACTTATTCTaaatgcatgtttggtgctatattattgagcgagtttaatccccacCTATCCCCAATTTTTCCCAAATCTTAGTGTATTTTTCTCAATttccaatactctacccctacctagtggattggggatggggttttgtggggattAGGTGATGATAGGggttcacccaatactctagagtattatctcCACTAATCCCCACAaacactctagtaccaaacaaggccttaggGATTTAATGTAATTGATTGATTTTAGGTGCTTAGTTTAATTGTACTAGTTGGAGAGATACTTGTTATGTGGGAAATCTGTTAACTGTCCCCCAAGTTAAGCATATGATGTAGTTTCCCCATCGATTGTCGTAATTTTATTCCTACTAAATTGTGATGAGCAAAAAAAAATGGGAATTGTTCCGATCGCAGCCGCCACCCGAGCACCAAGTGGGCGCAGAGGTCCGACAAGGTGTACTTGACCATCGAGCTCCCCGACGCCAAGGATGTGAAGCTCAACCTGAAGCCTGACGGCCATTTCAACTTCTCAGCCAAGGGCTCTGACGGCATGCagtatgagcttgaccttgagctCTTCAGTGCTGTCAATGCCGAGGTTCGTAATTAATTGCTGGCAAATGTCATCCTTCTTGCCAAGCTTTCATAGATGCTGATGTTGTTTGTATTTGCCTTGCAGGAGAGCAAGGCGGCGGTCGCCCCGAGGACTATATGCTACCTTGTCAAGAAAGCCGAGAGCAACTGGTGGCCCAGGCTGCTTAAGAAGGAAGGCAAGCCACCTGTGTTCCTCAAGGTTGACTGGGATAAGTGGCAAGATGAGGACGATGAAGATGCTGAGCGTAAGCCCTCTAGTTCAAACATGTGTTGGTTTGGGTACTATGCTGCTACTTACCATATGTAGTTCAGCGTGAACTGACCTCAGATTACCTGGTTTGCAGTTGGTGATGACTTTGGTGGCATGGACTTCTCGGTATGGGCCTGATTCAATCTTCCTTTGGTAATCAAGTAAAATGGTAGGAAGGTGTCTCATCTCTCTCTGTGTTTGCAGAAGCTGAACATGGGAGGTGTTGACCGTGATGATTTTGAGGATGAagatgaggatgaggatgaggatgatgatgataatgtggTTGACAGTGCTAACAAAGGTAGACTATGCTCTTTGTTTTCTTCTCTTAAGATTTATTTCAGGAGTGTCGTCTTTTCCAGGCTTCATAATTCAGGGCTGATATTTGACTAGTGATTTGCTGAATAGATACCTCTCTTAATTAACTTCGACTGTTTAGCCCTTTAGCTGAACCCTCGAAATTTATAGAGGTCCAATGTGAAAGTAGCTGGTACAGTCCTAACATTTATTTTTGTCCGATATCCCCATACTGCTGTCATAATCTTCCTTTTGCACACGCGCATGGATGTCTTCACAGTT
It includes:
- the LOC127332307 gene encoding co-chaperone protein p23-1 encodes the protein MSRHPSTKWAQRSDKVYLTIELPDAKDVKLNLKPDGHFNFSAKGSDGMQYELDLELFSAVNAEESKAAVAPRTICYLVKKAESNWWPRLLKKEGKPPVFLKVDWDKWQDEDDEDAELGDDFGGMDFSKLNMGGVDRDDFEDEDEDEDEDDDDNVVDSANKEDEDPEAEGSKGEEAPAAAVGEAKP